One Fontisphaera persica DNA window includes the following coding sequences:
- a CDS encoding phosphoglucomutase/phosphomannomutase family protein, translated as MSTTIKFGTSGWRGLIARDFTFDNVYLATQGIADYLAAERQQPASPLASRKPQLVVGHDTRFLGRDFSLAVAEVLAANGFTPLLCNRDTPTPVIAHTIRRRKLLGGINLTASHNPAEYQGLKFSNYKGAPAPPETTRQIEEAIARRQKDGWSFKPAPLGTFQCKTLDPKPDYFEQIHRLIDFKALRKAKLKVAVELRYGTGHGYLDTLLQEAGAEVTVFHDELNPLFGGHHPEADAAGMAEVSAFIRRGKAQLGLGLDGDADRFGIVDKSGQWLTPNQVLALALYHLKKNRGWEGAVVRTVPTSHQVDAVAQWLGVKLHETPVGFKYIGALMESEPIIVGGEESGGLSVQGHVPEKDGILACLLMAELVAVEGRSLGQILKMFDRQFGEFHTTRINIRVQPEAREALLQKLGSGLEKIGASRVQKVITLDGYKFLLPDGEWVAFRPSGTEPLFRCYIEARSAARQKRLESACRALLKL; from the coding sequence ATGAGCACGACCATCAAGTTTGGCACCTCCGGCTGGCGCGGTCTCATTGCGCGCGATTTCACTTTTGATAATGTCTATCTGGCCACGCAAGGCATTGCGGATTACCTGGCCGCAGAACGCCAACAGCCGGCATCACCGCTGGCCTCCCGCAAACCCCAGTTGGTGGTGGGCCATGACACCCGTTTTCTCGGGCGCGATTTTTCCCTCGCGGTCGCCGAAGTCTTGGCGGCCAACGGATTCACTCCTCTGCTTTGCAACCGGGATACCCCTACGCCGGTGATTGCTCATACCATCCGGCGCCGCAAACTTTTGGGCGGCATCAACCTGACGGCCAGCCACAACCCGGCCGAATACCAGGGCTTGAAATTCTCCAATTACAAAGGGGCTCCTGCCCCGCCGGAAACCACCCGTCAAATCGAAGAAGCCATCGCGCGCCGGCAAAAGGACGGCTGGTCCTTCAAGCCCGCTCCCCTGGGCACCTTTCAATGCAAGACGCTGGACCCAAAGCCCGATTATTTTGAGCAAATCCACCGGCTCATTGATTTCAAAGCACTCCGCAAGGCCAAGCTCAAAGTGGCCGTGGAGCTGCGCTACGGCACCGGCCACGGTTATCTGGACACGCTGTTGCAGGAGGCGGGGGCGGAAGTCACGGTTTTTCATGATGAATTAAACCCGCTGTTTGGCGGCCATCACCCCGAGGCGGACGCCGCCGGCATGGCCGAAGTCAGTGCTTTTATTCGCCGTGGAAAAGCTCAATTGGGTCTGGGCTTGGACGGAGACGCTGACCGCTTCGGCATTGTGGACAAAAGCGGGCAATGGCTCACCCCAAATCAGGTGCTGGCCCTGGCTCTTTATCACCTCAAGAAAAACCGCGGTTGGGAGGGCGCGGTGGTGCGGACGGTGCCCACCAGCCACCAGGTGGATGCCGTGGCCCAGTGGCTCGGGGTCAAGCTCCATGAGACCCCGGTGGGCTTCAAATACATCGGCGCTTTGATGGAAAGCGAACCTATCATTGTCGGCGGCGAGGAATCCGGCGGCCTGAGCGTCCAGGGGCATGTGCCGGAAAAGGACGGCATACTGGCCTGCCTGCTCATGGCCGAGCTGGTGGCGGTAGAAGGCCGGTCGCTTGGACAAATCCTGAAAATGTTTGACCGCCAATTCGGCGAATTTCACACCACCCGCATCAACATTCGCGTGCAACCTGAAGCCCGCGAGGCCCTGCTCCAGAAACTGGGTTCAGGTTTGGAAAAAATCGGCGCCAGCCGGGTGCAAAAGGTTATCACACTGGACGGTTACAAATTCCTGCTCCCGGACGGTGAATGGGTGGCATTCCGCCCCAGCGGCACCGAGCCTTTATTCCGTTGCTATATTGAAGCCCGCAGCGCGGCGCGTCAAAAGCGGCTTGAATCCGCCTGCCGTGCTTTGCTCAAGCTTTGA